A section of the Agarivorans litoreus genome encodes:
- a CDS encoding GNAT family N-acetyltransferase has product MTTVYYLQQTQLEQLKAKPLPEHLRIEEIATNQAELSRQFYSEVGKHWQWNDKLVWTEQQWVDYTQPANLRTFGAYSGEQFVGYFELNKHRDNSVEIIYFGLAKAFYGQGLGGGLLSQCIKTAWQWQATRVWVHTCDLDHPAALANYKARGMALYKTELEE; this is encoded by the coding sequence ATGACCACCGTATACTACCTACAACAAACTCAGCTTGAGCAACTCAAGGCTAAGCCCCTTCCTGAACATCTAAGAATTGAAGAAATAGCAACAAATCAGGCTGAGCTAAGTCGCCAGTTTTATAGCGAAGTAGGAAAACACTGGCAATGGAACGATAAGCTTGTGTGGACCGAGCAACAATGGGTCGACTATACCCAGCCAGCAAACCTACGGACCTTTGGCGCTTATTCAGGTGAACAATTTGTTGGTTACTTCGAGTTAAATAAACACCGAGATAACAGCGTAGAAATCATCTACTTTGGTCTAGCTAAAGCATTTTATGGCCAAGGCTTGGGCGGCGGTTTACTCAGCCAGTGCATTAAAACAGCATGGCAATGGCAAGCAACACGTGTATGGGTACACACCTGTGATTTAGACCACCCGGCAGCACTTGCTAACTATAAAGCTCGAGGTATGGCGCTTTATAAAACCGAGCTTGAAGAATAA